The sequence CTTTTGACTATGAAAGCAAAGACAGAGAGATGGTGACAAGGTCTGATGGTGGCTCTTTTCGCTAAGGAGGAAGGAGCAGGTCCCATCTCCTCCGAGCTGGTGGGCCTACTGGGTGGGAGTCCACTGGGTGGCGGTGAGGTCTGAGGAGGGGGCCTGCTGCCTGCCCTCCCGGGTGGACCAGGTTTGGGGCAGGTCACATGTGCGCCTTTAACTGTGAAAGGCTTGGGGTTTAGGGACAGAGGAGGCAGGGGCACCACAGTGGGACTCCTAGGGCAAGAATGTGGGGGGCGGAGGTGCAGTGCCAGGGTTGGCCCTGGGAGACAGAGTGTGGCAGCAAGGCCgggagctggggcagggaggtgggggggaggggagaaggggggctggggagggcgggtgtggggaagaggggacaggggaggagtgggtgtgggggaggagggggttggggagCAAGGGGAGAAGGGGGgcatggggaggagggggccggaGCCTCCCTGCAGGGCAGTGTCCTCAGGCCAGAGACCCAGGAAGGCAGGCGCACCACCGCCCACCGCCCAGGCTCTGGCGGCCCTGCCAACGTGCAGTTCTGTGCGAGGGGCCTCCTGGACCAGGACATGAGGCTCCTAACACCCTCAACTCAAGAACCACGGAGTCTCTGAGCCGAGGCGGGGTGACAAGGCGGGGTGCGGCTGGTGTGGCCTGGGAAACCAAAGTGGACTTTAACCCTAAGGGAAAGTTTGGGGAAATCCTGGGTCCAGGGTCAAACAGAACCACCCCCACCGCGGCCTGACTGCTGCCGTCCAAGTCCTCAGAACAGAAGTAGCGACGGTAGCTCGGTCCGTCTCACATAAAGTGATGTCCACACACTCGTGTGTTAGCGCGGGAGATTCATTTGTCTTTACGGTAACTTGTTACCAAGCGATCAGAAGAGGAGCTGGCTGTGCTGTGTCCTAAGAGGCTCCAGGCCGCCCTGCGTCCCCTGCAGCTGCACCCACTCCCGGCCGCCCCCCGCCGCGGCCTCCTCTCAGGGACGCTGCGCCTCCGCCTGTTCTGTGCAGGTGGAGAGGAGGCTCCTAAAAGCCTCGGTATGGGGGAGAGTCGCAGGGCTGGGCCCCGGCCTGCTCCCCGCAGGCAGCCTCTCCCTCCAGAACCCTGAGTTGGCAGGCTCCTTGCAGTGCTTCCCTTCCCGCTGCCTGCAGCCCCGGGACCGTCCCCGTGGACGAGCCTGTCTGGTCTCAGAACCTTCTGCCAGGTTCCCTCAGAGCCTGGCGTCACCTGCCTAGCCAGCTCAGCCACCACAGTGCCACCAAGGCAGCCAACCGCCcccccatccttccctcctcaCTGCCCCCCGCCACAGAGCCCTGCTGCCCCCGGCGCTGTCGCCTGCCCATCGGCTCTGAGTGCATCTCGGCTGGAAGGACAGCGACGGGAACAGCCACCCCAACGCGGGCGCCTCACCGTAGTCCAGGCTGTACAAGGCGAACCCAGTCCCGGGGAAGAAGGACCCCCTCTCGGTCAGGGAGAAGCACTGCATCTTTGCGTTCACGCGCACCGTTTCTTGGATGGTGGTGTCCTCGCCGTTCAGCCAGTTCCAGCTCCTCATACAGCCGTCGAGACGGGGGTTCATCTGGAAAGACAGAGACCCCGGTGGTCTCCTGGGAGCCACACGTGCTCCCGAGGCCATGACGCCGGCAGCGACCCTGGGCCACGCCGGCCACACGTGTCCTCTGGGCTCAGGCACGTGGTGCCCCCTGCACACGTGGATAATCCTGCTGGAGGTCGCGTCACTTGAGGGCTCCACACGCGACAGCGACTCACGGCAGGACACCAGGCCTGCAGCACACGCCCGCCTCCTCTGTCCGCACCTGGTCTCCCCGCTCACCCCGCAGAGAGGGCGCTGCCTGCCACCTGCGGGATGTGGGACGAGGGTACAGGTACCCAGAGCTGTGCCTGGTTGTTCTTACCTGGCACCCAAAGCACAGGGGACATGCGGGTCAGGGGCTGGGGACCCTCGCCTTGCCGTGTGGTTTGAGCAGATCAGGTCACCTCCACCTCGTCTGCAGAACGAGGAGGCCCGAGGGGTACGGTGGGGCACCTGGGTGTGGGACACCCTCACCCCTCCGCCGGAAGACGGTGCTGGCACACCCTCCACGCGGACTTGGTCCTCGTGTTTGGTGCGGAGGTCAGAGTCAGCGCCTGGGGTTCCGGGGCGGACACTGgcatgtgggggcagggggaggactCGAAGGGAGAGGACTTTGAGAAAAGGCCCACACTGACCTCCCGTGGGTCTTTCCCCTATGGAAATCCCGGCAGGGTTAACACCCCAATGTTCTTGGGAACTGTCCAAAAAAGTTGAGTATTCTTTTTTCACAGAATAATTTCATTGTGAATTATCTCCTCTGCAAAATAGACGATTTTATTATCAAGTCACACAAAAACTCCAATGAGTTTCATAGAAAGAGACGATGAGGCTAAGGGTGTAGCTGCGCCTGTGGCTTGCTACAGTCTAGAAAACGTTTGCTTTCCTTGGGGCCCTTTGAAGCCCGGTCGGTGCTGCCCGGGGCCCCCAGGGTTACATCTCGACCTCACCCACCCCCGGCTCAGACCCCGGGGGCCGTGGAGGCACTTACGGGCTGGACGAGGTCCTTCTCCTTGAAGGGGATCCCCCCCACAGTCAGGTTCAGATGGTACAGCCCCCTGTCCAGCTGGAACAGCTCCCCGGCCACGGCGATCTTCATCACAGCGTCCCTGTTCACCTTGACCACCAGGTTCCGCTCAAGCTCCTCAACAGAGATCTGAAGCACACAGGTGCTGTGAGCGCTTCTGAGGGCGTGTCCAACCTTGGGGGCAATTTCCATCACCACCTGGGGCCAGGAGACCCCCGGCCTTGGCGGGGGGGACCATCACCCACCACCTCCGGGGGCCCAGGGGCCCATGCCCATCACCTATGCAGCCTCCCTCCCGTCTACGGTGTGGCTggggccctgctccctccccctcgccctccTCCTGCAAGCGAGCCACCTGGAGTCAAGCCCCATCTCTGGGCTCTAAACTAAGCTGCCTTTGGGGGTGGGAACTGTGCCTGAGTCACTGCCCCCGGGGTCCGCTCTGATGGCTCTGTTCCCTGTTCCCTTCCTGGTCCTTGGCCTCCCCCACGACTCAGCCGTGTTGAAGCCAGGAGAACACATTTTCTTTCGGGATCTCCGGCAGCTATTCAGGGCCTGGCCTGGACTGAGTGCTGAGTGAACAGATGAATGCTTTCTAAAACTTTCCACTGTTCCCTTGCAGGAAAATTTAAAACCCATCACTCTACACACCATGCATCTTCCTAATGCTCTAGAAGCCCACCCATTTCCTTTTAGCTCAGGTAGATAAACGCTTCGGTCAGCACTTGGGTCCGAATTTGGTTGGGAGAACCCAACGTCTGTATGAAGtgtggagggtgggtggggcacGGGGCGGGCAGAGGGCACTTGAGCTGGCCCTGCTCCTGAAGGAGCAGTTCAcgtctggcgtgggctggcagctgcggccGTCCACTGGCCTTGCCTCCTCCAGCCCGCTCCCACGGGGCAGCGTCCTGGCCCCTCCTGGGATCCCTGGTGCCCCTCTTGCCGTGTGGCAGCTGACTGTCTGAGCTGTAGCTCTGCtgaagccccctgcccccaccccatgatTTGGAGGTGCTTGTGCGCTGGGAGCTCAGGAGAGGAGCTGGATGTCACTGATAGTGGAAATATTAGCAAATGTCTACAGTGTTTATTTGCAGAAGCCAGGGCAAGTTTTTCCATTTCATCCTCacttctggaggaaaaaagaatgccTTTCCCATTTCTCTTTCAAGTATTTACTTCTAAAAGCCTGCTTCCAGCTAGGGGGCCTCCAAGTTTTGGGAGGGAGCCCGTGTGTGGCAGAGGCTTTGCTCTAGGCCTCGTGATGCAGGGCCAAGTGCCGCGGGACAGGCTCAGGGCTGGCAGGGCGCTTTCCACAAGGAGGCACCCGAGCACAAGCACCTGCGTGTCGTGGGAAGGGATTGGCCCCAGAGGCCAGAGCCCAGGACGGCGCCATGAGTCACATGTGACCTGCCCACACTGTCGCAGTGTGGATCTGCTGGCCACGTCAGGTGGGAGCCGCCCCCGGACCCCAGCCGGATTCTCAGCCTCTGAATAACTGTCTGAACCGGGGGCTTTCGGGTGGGGAGTCTGGTGTCCAGCAGCCCAGGCCTCAGTCCAGCTGCCAGCACCCAAGGACACACAGAAGACACAGCCAAGTGTCCCCGCGTGGGAGCCATGGCTCTTGCAGTAGAAGCCACACTGATCACGTGATGCACCAATGCCCATCAGAGCGCAGACTTCCTGCGGTGGGGCTCTAACCGCTGAGCAAGTGAATGCAAGCAAATGCTGGGTGCCCGGCCCAGGAGCCCCGGGCCGGCCCGGGGAGGGCAGCAGCCACACTTACTGTCTGCCACACGCCGTGGTTGATGACGGGGCCGCTGCTAGTGACGCGGCCAACGCCCTGGTAGCGGAGCTGCAATTCCAGCCGGCCTGCCCGAAGGCCTAGGACGATCCAGGTGCTGTCCTGACGGCCGCCGGCGAAGAACAGGACACCCTCGGGGTCGAAGGTCCTGAAGTCGAACTCGGCCACCAGTCTGAGCACCGAGAAAGGAGCAGGTTATGCATGGGCTCCGGCTGGTGGCTCCTCCCCACAAAAACCTGCCTGCACCCCGGACGCCAGCAGAGGGGTTCCTGGGGGAGGCAAGTGGCCAGCACTGACCCAGAGGCCCACGCCACTGTGCTGGGACTGTGGGCACGGCAGCCGGAACGTGGCCCAGGCCTGCAGATGCAAAGCTAACATCTGGCCGTACCCCGTCCCCTCTGCCTTGTGGCCCCCTCACCTTGTGGGCTGCAGCCGTTTGAAGCGCAGCCTGATCACAGGCGTCCCACTGAACATGCGGCCCAGGTACAGGGACTTCACACTCTTGGCCACGTTGAAAGGCACACAGGGCAGGATGTCCTGTCAGACAGGGCAGTCGGTGTCAGGTGGGGCCTGAGGACACTGCTCCCGGCaatccccccccgcccccgtggaACCTGGAGCTACCTCACAGGTGCTCATGTCCTGGGACAGCTTGAGGCCCCCGCGCCCATCGCAGTGGCAGGTGTAGCTCCCTGGGGAGTTGACGCAGGCCTGCTCACAGCGTCCCTCTGCGCACTCGTCAACATCTGCCGGCCACAAGGACACACCTGAGCCCGCTGGCGCCATCAAGTATCCGCTCGTGGATCCCACTGCCGTGGACACGAATCCCGAAGCCAGAACCCGGGAGACCCCAGTCCCTCGGCCCCCACCTGGCTGGTCGGCTCTTTCCTGGGGAAGCGGTCACGGCCAGGTCAGTGTGGGCCTGAGGCCAGCGGAGGGGAGATGGGAGAGGCCGGGCGGGACCACCCCCGCACCCGCCGGCCCCgggcaggaaggggtggggggtgcataCTCCTCTGTGCCCCCAGGCGCCGCGAACGCGTCCTCAGTGTAGCAGGTGGCACCGAGGGCAGAAGCCAGCTGCATACACGGCAGGGCCTCCCCCGTGCctctggagggtggggaaggTGCCCAGTTGCAGCGCATGTGTGCACGGTGGGGCGGTACCTCGGCAGGCCTTCTCCTGGGCATGGAAGGCGTAGCCCTCGTCACACAGGCAGGAGTAGGAGCCTGGCAGGTTCTGGCATCGAGCCTCCCCGCAGGCGCCTGCGTCCGCGCACTCGTCCACATCTGCGGGAGACCAGCTGCATGTCAGGTCCGCCAGGCCTGCTGGCTCCGGCCCGAGATGTGCTGCCGCCCAGGCTTTGTGCACAGCCAGGCACCAGGCCCTGCAGCGTGAGCACCGCCTGGGGAGTCAGCGCAGCTCCCCTGGGCGTGCTCgggccctccctctcccctccccctcacgtcccctcccacttccccctccctcccggcCTCGGGGCTCTGCAGCTCCAGCCCAAGACCTGCTGAGAGAGTTGGTCCCGGACTCGGCTCGAGGCTCGGGCTGGCCGTGATGCACACCGTTGCTTAACTCAAATGACCACAGGCCAAGAAGGTAAAAATCTCACCCCCAGGGCCTGTGACCCGAGGTCCCACCCTCCGACGGCCTCACTCaggctccctgccctctgcctcctcccgcTGCCCTGGGGCAGCTGCAGTCACGGAGAACACCTGTCAAGGGTCTGCCCTGAGCTCTCATCCATTCTGCCACTTCGGCAAACAGGTGGAAAGAGGCTGCCGTTAAGAACTGGTTCCCATAGAGAAAGGATCTCTGCAAGGTGCGACAGCTACGTCGAGTAACACCAGCTCCTCAGACGGCAGCACAGGATGTGTGGCAGAGGCGCTCAACCACTTGTGGCCTCACTACAAGGTGGCTCAGTCGGGAACGGGCTGGCACAGATGGCACGTGCCCCCCGAGAGGAAGCCTGTAAACTGAGAGGTTCCACGTTGTCAGGACTGACGTGCGCCGATGCGTCAGGAGCCAGGCTAGGCCAACCCCACGACCACAGGGCagccactgggggtgggggcaggaggggcaccCTGCTCACACCAGGGCCCACCCTGCACTAGGCAGCCTCAGCAGCACCCCCACTGGTGACACCACAACCGCAGGAAAGCTTGTGGCCCACCCTGCAGTCTTTGCCAACCTTAATGGGTCATGAAAGCTCAGGAGCCGAGCGACACCAGCTGACCAGCCTCCGGACGGTCCTAAGTTGGCGGCCAAGAGAGTGCACAGCGACCCGTCCCCACAGGCTGGGCAGCACTTCAGGCAGGGCGGGCCCCGCGGCCCCCATGGTCACTCTGTGATGCAGGGGCCCTCGAGCCGAGCAGCACCAGGGCCCCACAGGGCCTGTTCGAACAGAGGGCCAGGCCTGCCGCAGACCTGAGACTCAAGTGGGTGGGGTCCGAGAGGCTGCACCTGGCTCGGCTCAGAGCAGCTGCGGGAAAGGCGGCTCAGGGACGCTCCCCTGACAGGGCCTGTCCGGTACAGCAGACCCAGGAGCAGTGGGCGGGGCCTCGATCCACTGGGCCCCGGGGCCTGAGTCACTTTCCTTTCTGCCCCCACAGGGCCTCCAGCAATGCGGCAGGAGGAGCTGGGGCCAACGGTGCCCTGACCTCCGTCCCCctcaggcccccaccccaccagcgCTCTGCCGCCTGAAGACGCTGCTATGAACCACAGAGCTAGATGGGGCAGGCGGGCAGGCGGTGTCAGCACCAGCACGGGACACCCAGGCCCAAACCCACCGTGCGCTGCAAACAGAGGCCCACCCGCCCTGAAACAGGTACCAGTCCTCCCCTGGGAGCCCTTGTCTGCCTCTCCCCTGAGGACTGACTGGGACTGGCTTCCAGGCTGCATGGCTGGGGACCGAGCCCAGTTCCATCCTACAGCCAAGGCCACAGTGCGGAGGCCTGAGTCCGGCCCCCAGCGGCCCAGTTCTGCCCTTCTCGGGAGGCTGGGGAACGCTCTAGAAGCGGGGGCTTGTTCACAGCATCTTAGCGGCTGACCAAGGACTGGGCAGGGCGTCCAGGCTTCCCCGGCCAGGGCGCGAAGTGCCTCACGGCCCACAGCTTCCCCTGCCCGGGGCTGGGATCTCCAGGTCCCAAAGTAAATGGGGCCGGCCAAGAGAAAGGGAGGTGCTGGGTGGGGCTCTGCAGGCACACCCCGAAACCCAGCAGCGAGGGCGGGGCTCGGGCCCTCATGCTAATTGTTAATCAGTCAGGCTGACGAGAGCGCCTTTCGCCAGCTACCACAGCCGGCAGAGAACCTCACCCCGCCATCCTGCACGCTGCCGGGGATAAGACAACAAGACGCAGGGGTTCACTCAGACCGCCAGagtcctccctgccctccccagacTGAGTGGTCTTCGACGTAAACTCGTGATTTGGTCTTTAGGGTTTTGCAAGGAGATTAAAGCAAGGCTCCCCGACAGAACAGTGGTGCCTGGGGCATCCAAACAGAGTGGGCTCCCCAGCACCTGAGCCCCACGGTCAGTCTGGGGGAGTCCTCTCAGGGGCAGGAGAAGCGAACCCTGATCAGAGAGCTGCTGGTCCCCAGGAGGACAGGGGACAGGCCCTCGGGTCACAGGGAGCCCACCAGGCACTGTCTAGGTTCTTGCACCCAGCAGCGGGCGTCCGCAGCGGCTCCCAGAAACGCCGCATGCAGGCTGAAGTTCAAGTGTGATTGGGCGGCTGTGCTGAGGTGGAGGCAGATGATGGGGAGCGCGGGGTCACCTGTGCACACAGGTGGAACGCCTCCTGGGCCCCGTCAGAGCTGGGTGCCACCAACGTGCACAAAAACAGAAGCTGCTGGTGCAGGAAAGTCGCCCTCATGCTGACCCGGACGCGCGCTGGCGCCAGGCCTGCCCGGGCCCTCACGCCGCTTAGCTCTGAGCAGACTGTTCCTCCCCTTCCGGCTCCCAGACTCTCAGAAAGACTCTCAGAAAGACGCGGCAGGTGTGGGGAGCGGGGCGGGAGGCAAGGCGTCCCTGCGGAGCGGGGTCAGAGTGCGGTGCCTCCCAGGAGGCGCCGGTTTGGGGAACCCCAGGAGGAGCAGGCCTTGCTCCGAGCGAAGCGGCCAGGTGGGTGCGGGCGGGTGGGCTCCCTGGGACCAGCCTCCGCCCCCGCTCCCCGCCCACAGCCCCGGAGAGTCCTGGGCCTGACACGCACAGGAATGTCTGCCGACTCCGCGGCCCTGGAAGGAGGCCTGGCAGCACCCCCCTTCCTGgcagtcccccctcccccccccgcccccgctcctggcagccacccccctccccgcttCTGGCAGCGAGCACGGTCTTCTTGGCTGGGGCCGGCCTGTCCAGAGCCGGGTGAGTCAGCCTGTGAGGTGCTGGGGCAGCTCCGGTGGCCGCGGACATGCCCGGGCACGTGCAGTCTCTGCAGGacgccctgcccgccccccaccctgggAAGCAGCCACCTGCAGGGCAGCGCGGTGACCACAACTGCAAAGTGGACGGGGAGGGGTAGATGGGGGGCGGCCGGGGGACAGAGGCGGCCTCCCCAGGGCCTCACCGTGGCAGGTCCGGCTGTCCGGGGAGAGTGCGTAGCCGCTGTAGCAGGCACAGTGGAAGCTGCCCAGCTTGTTGTAGCACACGTGGCTGCAGCCCCCGTTCTGCTGGCTGCACTCATTGACATCTGGGAATAGGACACAGGGACAGAGGAGCCAGAGTGACCCACAAATTGCCTGGGGCCCGCGGCAGCGTCTGCTTCCCAACCCCATGAATCCACCCTCAGGTCGTGGGTGGGAGGGCACAGGGCTCCCCACTGCAGCGAGGGGGCTGCCCAAGGGCTGGCAGTTGCGGGGGTCTCTGTGGCGTCTCTGCTGCCCCCGCCCAACTGCGGGGAAGTTAGAGGTGAATGCCGCCTCCTTTTCCATCAGGGGCACTGAGACCATGGGTACTGTGGGGCCTCCAGCTGCCCCCgaggccccaggcccctcccccgtGCCCTCCAGGACCTCGCCTGGCTCAGGCACTGCTCAGGGCTCAGCACGGTGGCTTCTTGAGCTGGAAGGTACCCTCCCTCCCTGCACCATCCAAACACTTTTGCTCTTGGAgcacctggggcggggggcagcccccccctccccgagcTGAGCTGGGGCTGCCTCCCTAGGCGGCCTCGGCACCCCATCTGCCCGCTCCTGTCTCAGCCAGATGGGCCAGCGTGCCGCAGTGGGGACAGGCAGCGCGAGAGGAAGAGCAAGGAGTCTCAGCCCTGCAGCCGGGGCCCCTGGACACACATGCCCTGAGG is a genomic window of Phacochoerus africanus isolate WHEZ1 chromosome 13, ROS_Pafr_v1, whole genome shotgun sequence containing:
- the GAS6 gene encoding growth arrest-specific protein 6 isoform X3 — translated: MGNFYCQCRDGWGGRLCDRDVNECSQQNGGCSHVCYNKLGSFHCACYSGYALSPDSRTCHDVDECADAGACGEARCQNLPGSYSCLCDEGYAFHAQEKACRDVDECAEGRCEQACVNSPGSYTCHCDGRGGLKLSQDMSTCEDILPCVPFNVAKSVKSLYLGRMFSGTPVIRLRFKRLQPTRLVAEFDFRTFDPEGVLFFAGGRQDSTWIVLGLRAGRLELQLRYQGVGRVTSSGPVINHGVWQTISVEELERNLVVKVNRDAVMKIAVAGELFQLDRGLYHLNLTVGGIPFKEKDLVQPMNPRLDGCMRSWNWLNGEDTTIQETVRVNAKMQCFSLTERGSFFPGTGFALYSLDYARTSLDIGAETFWEVEAVARIRPATDTGVLLALVGGDQAVVLSVALVDYHSTKKLKKQLVVLAAESVTLALMEIKVCDGQEHVVTVSVNKDEATLEVDGTRGQRDVSPAGLQERLVLLGRHLQGSVLTFIGGLPDVPVTSAPVTAFYRGCMTLEVNGKALDLDEATYKHSDITAHSCPPVEPAA
- the GAS6 gene encoding growth arrest-specific protein 6 isoform X1 — encoded protein: MPPPPPGPAAALGTALLLILLASESAPTVMLRAREAAQFLRPRQRRAYQVFEEAKQGHLERECIEELCSQEEAREVFENDPETEYFYPRYLECISKHGSPYTKHPDFVSCVQKLPDQCSPDPCDKEGTQVCQDLMGNFYCQCRDGWGGRLCDRDVNECSQQNGGCSHVCYNKLGSFHCACYSGYALSPDSRTCHDVDECADAGACGEARCQNLPGSYSCLCDEGYAFHAQEKACRDVDECAEGRCEQACVNSPGSYTCHCDGRGGLKLSQDMSTCEDILPCVPFNVAKSVKSLYLGRMFSGTPVIRLRFKRLQPTRLVAEFDFRTFDPEGVLFFAGGRQDSTWIVLGLRAGRLELQLRYQGVGRVTSSGPVINHGVWQTISVEELERNLVVKVNRDAVMKIAVAGELFQLDRGLYHLNLTVGGIPFKEKDLVQPMNPRLDGCMRSWNWLNGEDTTIQETVRVNAKMQCFSLTERGSFFPGTGFALYSLDYARTSLDIGAETFWEVEAVARIRPATDTGVLLALVGGDQAVVLSVALVDYHSTKKLKKQLVVLAAESVTLALMEIKVCDGQEHVVTVSVNKDEATLEVDGTRGQRDVSPAGLQERLVLLGRHLQGSVLTFIGGLPDVPVTSAPVTAFYRGCMTLEVNGKALDLDEATYKHSDITAHSCPPVEPAA
- the GAS6 gene encoding growth arrest-specific protein 6 isoform X2, which translates into the protein MPPPPPGPAAALGTALLLILLASESAPTVMLRAREAAQFLRPRQRRAYQVFEEAKQGHLERECIEELCSQEEAREVFENDPETEYFYPRYLECISKHGSPYTKHPDFVSCVQKLPDQCSPDPCDKEGTQVCQDLMGNFYCQCRDGWGGRLCDRDVNECSQQNGGCSHVCYNKLGSFHCACYSGYALSPDSRTCHDVDECADAGACGEARCQNLPGSYSCLCDEGYAFHAQEKACRDVDECAEGRCEQACVNSPGSYTCHCDGRGGLKLSQDMSTCEDILPCVPFNVAKSVKSLYLGRMFSGTPVIRLRFKRLQPTRLVAEFDFRTFDPEGVLFFAGGRQDSTWIVLGLRAGRLELQLRYQGVGRVTSSGPVINHGVWQTISVEELERNLVVKVNRDAVMKIAVAGELFQLDRGLYHLNLTVGGIPFKEKDLVQPMNPRLDGCMRSWNWLNGEDTTIQETVRVNAKMQCFSLTERGSFFPGTGFALYSLDYGVIESVFRREPHRPPNTEHTPPSSLHFIRTDLCVQTWLDCVIRSHRISDIAGHRGGDLLGSRGCGSDPPRHRHGGATRTGRRGPGRRALRGPGRLPLHQEAQKAAGRPGRGERHPGPDGDQGL